The nucleotide window CCTTATCGCATGCGTTCAGCATCGTCAAGTCTCCCTTTGCCCCGACTGAAGTTGTTTTCCTGCTCTCTGGGGAGTCGTGAGCTGCAGCTTGACTGCagagagaggcggcggcggtgacggtgacggtgacggtgacggtgatcTCTGGATCTTCAAGACAGCGTCATAACACCTACACGTACAAGCGGATGGTGCAGGTTCGGTCTTCGCCGAGGCAGCACGCTTATGATAGTGTGCTCTCTTCATCCCCAGAGGGACCGACCGATAGATGTTGTATAATACCCTATATTGATGGACCCCCTGGTTTTCGAAGGACTCGATCTGGAGCATCGTGCACATACAGCGTGCAAAGTCGCCAAATTACCAGCGCGAGTGCTGCCGTTGACCTCGCGCTATCCGTGCGGGCCACAGCCGTTTTGTCTAGATGCTGGTACCGACATGCTGGCCTGCTACGTGCCCGCGCCGTCAGCCCTCCATCGTTCTTCAGCCGCTAGGTAGCAGCGCTTTCGCCAGGTTCGGCTCATCTCATGGATCGCATGGAAGACGAGTGCCCCGCGTGCAAGTAGGCATTGACGATGCGCTCGCATGGGCACATGGATATACGTACATCATGCGCGAGTCTTGGCTTGCTCGGCGCATCTGCAAGTTGGCTCTGGCATTCGGACAATTTTTTGGTAGTTCCTATACAAAAGATTTGAGGGTTCTGTAACTCAGATGCTGCATTCTGTGGGCGACACCCAGTTATCGAAGCCATTGATAGTGGCAATCCCCAGTAAAACCCTCCGTTTTCCTCAGCAGGGCGACCCGGGTTTTCTGTGAGCTTGGTAGCGATTCTTGTCATAAATCGTATATCTTGACCACCGACTGAAGCGCCAAATAATCACAGCCAAAACCTTCGAAAGGTCGGATGAAATTCCCACCATGTTgtgacggtggcgtcgtcgtcatcagcaACGGACAGCGGAACGCGGGGTCCAGCCCAACCCGATTAGGCAGCTTGCGCTGTGACGCGACCGCCTGGTCTGACACTCGGGGGGCCGGCTGCGACACCCAGCTAGCGCTGGCCTCCAGCGAAGAGGTCAACCTCTctcctccatcatcgtcatcgtcctcatcatcatcgcccccgtcgtcgccttctaCCCAACATGAAGCTCTCCCACAcctcgctgctcgccgcgtgcgtgccggTCATCTCGGCTCGCTTCCTCGAGACGCACgagcgtgccgccgccgccgccaacgcgcaCGTCGAGCTGCACCCCAACACGGACAAATTCCTGGTCGAGACGTCTCCCGGCGAGACGAAATGGgtcaccgaggaggacaagTGGGGGATGAAGAGGGTGCGATCGCTCCAAATGCTCGTTTTGCCATTGCGCGATACTGACCCGCCGTGTATAGAACGGCCAGAACTTCATGGACATTACCAACGCCCGCAACCTCGGCAAGCATATGCGAGCCGCGTCCCCCGTCACGTTCCCGGGCAAATGCGTCAGGCAGGATGCCGTCGGCAAGCTTTCCAAAAAGCTCGACAAGAAACACATGAAGCAGAACCTTGAGAAGCTCACGAGCTTCCACACGCGCTACTACAAGTCCGACTACGGCCTGCAGTCATCGGACTGGGTGCTGGCCAAGGTCAATGATATCATCAAGGATGCGGGCGCGAAGGGCTCTGTCCACGCGGAGAGCTTCCCGCACGCGTGGAAGCAGCACTCGGTCATCGCCACGATCCCGGGGCAGAGCAACAGCACCATTGTCATCGGCGCGCACCAGGACTCGACCAACCTCTGGCTGCCGTCCATCCTTGCCGCGCCCGgggccgatgacgacggcagcggcaccgtGACCATCCTGGAGGTGTTCCGCACGCTCCTCGGATCCAAGGACGTGgtcgagggcaaggcgcCCAACACGATCGAGTTCCACTGGTacagcgccgaggagggtGGGCTGCTCGGCAGCCAAGACATCTTCCAGTCGTACGAGAAGAGCAACCGCGACGTCAAGGCCATGCTGCAGCAGGACATGACGGGATATGTGCAGGGAACGCTGGATGCCGGTGACCCGGAGAGCGTTGGTGT belongs to Purpureocillium takamizusanense chromosome 1, complete sequence and includes:
- the LAP1 gene encoding Bacterial leucyl aminopeptidase (EggNog:ENOG503NVAW~COG:O~MEROPS:MER0032443), producing the protein MKLSHTSLLAACVPVISARFLETHERAAAAANAHVELHPNTDKFLVETSPGETKWVTEEDKWGMKRNGQNFMDITNARNLGKHMRAASPVTFPGKCVRQDAVGKLSKKLDKKHMKQNLEKLTSFHTRYYKSDYGLQSSDWVLAKVNDIIKDAGAKGSVHAESFPHAWKQHSVIATIPGQSNSTIVIGAHQDSTNLWLPSILAAPGADDDGSGTVTILEVFRTLLGSKDVVEGKAPNTIEFHWYSAEEGGLLGSQDIFQSYEKSNRDVKAMLQQDMTGYVQGTLDAGDPESVGVIVDYVDPGLTKFIKTVIEQYCNIPWVETKCGYACSDHASASKAGYPSAFVIESAFENSDPHIHTTDDLIKYLSFDHMLEHARMTLGLVYELGFHDFEGKQKEEPSEL